In the Phaseolus vulgaris cultivar G19833 chromosome 7, P. vulgaris v2.0, whole genome shotgun sequence genome, one interval contains:
- the LOC137827696 gene encoding protein CLP1 homolog codes for MAYGGAGPVGGSGSASTIKQVKLERESELRIEVGNDAPLRFRLLDGTAEIFGTELPPQIWLNFPPRLKFAVFTWFGATIEMDGGTETDYTADETPMVSYVNVHAILDGRRSRAKASSPDDYESSQGPRVIVVGPTDSGKSTLSRMLLSWAAKQGWKPTFVDLDIGQGSITIPGCIAATPIEMPIDPVEGIPLEMPLVYFYGHATPSNNIELYKVLVKELSGMIERQFTGNAESRASGMVINTMGWIEGVGYDLLLHAIRTFKANVVLVLGQEKLCSMLKDVLKSEPKVDVVKLQRSGGVVSRNAKVRQKARSYRIREYFYGLSNDLSPHSNIANFSDLFVYRVGGGPQAPRSALPIGAEPAADPTRVVPVNINRDLLHLVLAVSFAKEPDEIISSNVAGFVYVTDIDIQRKKITYLAPSSGELPSKYLVMGSLTWLET; via the exons ATGGCTTACGGTGGTGCAGGTCCTGTGGGTGGTTCGGGCTCTGCATCCACTATTAAGCAAGTGAAATTGGAGAGAGAAAGCGAACTCAGAATAGAAGTGGGTAACGACGCGCCACTTCGGTTTCGACTCCTTGATGGCACTGCGGAGATTTTTGGCACCGAGCTTCCTCCTCAAATCTGGCTCAATTTTCCTCCCAGGCTCAAGTTTGCT GTGTTTACTTGGTTTGGTGCAACCATTGAAATGGACGGTGGGACTGAAACTGATTATACTGCGGATGAG ACTCCAATGGTTAGCTATGTAAATGTGCATGCCATACTGGATGGAAGAAGAAGTCGTGCCAAAGCTTCATCACCTGATGATTATGAATCTTCTcag gGTCCTAGGGTCATTGTTGTAGGACCTACTGATTCTGGGAAGAGTACCTTGTCAAGGATGCTTCTTAGTTGGGCGGCTAAACAGGGTTGGAAGCCTACCTTTGTTGATTTGGATATTGGCCAAGGCTCTATAACAATTCCTGGATGCATAGCTGCCACTCCAATTGAAATGCCCATCGATCCTGTGGAAGGCATTCCGCTTGAAATGCCTCTTGTTTACTTTTATGGACACGCAACTCCAAG CAACAACATAGAATTGTACAAAGTTCTTGTCAAGGAGCTTTCAGGGATGATTGAGAGACAATTTACTGGAAATGCTGAATCTCGAGCTTCAGGCATGGTGATAAATACTATGGGATGGATAGAGGGAGTAGGCTATGAT TTGCTCTTGCATGCAATTCGTACATTCAAGGCCAATGTTGTCTTGGTTTTGGGTCAG GAAAAACTGTGCAGCATGCTCAAAGATGTGCTTAAGAGTGAGCCCAAAGTAGATGTTGTGAAACTTCAGAGGTCGGGTGGAGTTGTATCTAGGAATGCAAAAGTCAGGCAGAAGGCCAGAAGTTATAGGATAAGG GAATACTTCTATGGCCTTTCAAATGATCTTTCTCCACATTCTAATATTGCAAATTTTAGTGATTTGTTTGTTTATCGAGTTGGTGGTGGGCCACAGGCTCCACGCTCAGCCTTGCCAATTGGAGCAGAACCTGCTGCAGATCCAACAAGAGTTGTACCTGTAAACATAAATCGTGATTTGCTCCATCTAGTCCTTGCTGTCTCATTTGCCAAGGAACCTGATGAGATCATTTCCAG CAATGTTGCTGGGTTCGTTTATGTAACAGACATTGACATTCAGAG AAAGAAGATAACATACCTTGCTCCGTCTTCTGGAGAACTTCCAAGCAAGTATTTGGTAATGGGATCCTTAACATGGCTAGAAACATGA